A section of the Bacillus thermozeamaize genome encodes:
- a CDS encoding peptide chain release factor 2 — translation MAAPEFWEDQEKAQKVLQESKALKGQVETLQNLEKRLEDLQVLLELAEEEKDESLIPELSQGKKELQKALERFELQLLLSDPYDKNNAILELHPGAGGTESQDWASMLLRMYTRWAEDHGYQVETLDYLPGEEAGVKSVTLLIKGHNAYGYLKAEKGVHRLVRISPFDSSGRRHTSFVSCNVMPELEDDIEVTINPEDLKIDVFRSSGAGGQHVNTTDSAVRILHIPTGIVVTCQSERSQIQNRERAMKILKARLYEKKREEQEKELAALRGEQKEIGWGSQIRSYVFHPYSMVKDHRTQVETGNVQAVMDGEIDLFIDAYLRMQMGKRGPLTEEHPS, via the coding sequence ATGGCAGCTCCGGAATTTTGGGAGGACCAGGAGAAGGCGCAAAAAGTGCTGCAGGAGAGCAAGGCGCTGAAAGGTCAGGTGGAGACCTTACAGAACCTTGAGAAGCGGTTGGAAGACCTGCAGGTGTTGCTGGAGTTGGCCGAAGAGGAGAAAGATGAGAGCCTTATCCCGGAGCTGTCCCAAGGAAAGAAGGAACTGCAGAAAGCGCTGGAACGGTTTGAGTTGCAATTGTTGCTGAGCGACCCATATGACAAAAACAACGCGATTCTGGAACTGCATCCCGGGGCGGGAGGCACCGAATCGCAGGATTGGGCCAGCATGCTGCTCCGGATGTATACCCGCTGGGCGGAAGATCATGGATACCAGGTGGAGACGCTGGACTACCTGCCTGGCGAGGAGGCCGGGGTGAAAAGCGTCACGCTGCTGATCAAGGGGCACAACGCTTACGGTTATCTCAAGGCGGAAAAAGGCGTGCACCGACTGGTGCGCATCTCCCCTTTTGATTCCTCCGGCAGGCGCCACACCTCCTTTGTCTCCTGCAACGTGATGCCGGAGCTGGAGGATGATATTGAGGTGACCATCAACCCCGAAGACCTGAAAATCGACGTTTTCCGCTCCAGCGGGGCAGGTGGCCAGCACGTCAACACCACCGATTCGGCGGTGCGGATTCTTCACATCCCGACGGGCATTGTGGTGACCTGCCAGTCCGAGCGATCCCAAATCCAGAACCGCGAACGGGCGATGAAGATCCTCAAAGCCCGGCTCTATGAAAAAAAGCGTGAGGAACAGGAAAAAGAGTTGGCCGCTCTTCGCGGTGAACAGAAGGAAATCGGCTGGGGGAGCCAGATTCGCTCCTATGTGTTTCACCCCTACAGCATGGTCAAGGATCACCGGACCCAGGTAGAGACCGGCAATGTCCAGGCGGTGATGGACGGGGAGATCGATCTGTTTATTGACGCCTATTTGCGGATGCAGATGGGCAAACGAGGCCCGTTGACAGAAGAGCACCCCTCCTAG